A region from the Vicia villosa cultivar HV-30 ecotype Madison, WI linkage group LG3, Vvil1.0, whole genome shotgun sequence genome encodes:
- the LOC131659241 gene encoding uncharacterized protein LOC131659241: protein MLASEADDWWMETRHKLDGAGTIVTWAVFSREFSRKYFLKDVRGKKEIEFLELKQGDFSRIEYAAKFVELAKYYPHYKEATAEFSKCIKFENGLHPEIKRAIGYQKIRRFMELVDCCRIYEEDNKAHYKIMNERRRKQHQNCGKPYSALADKGK, encoded by the coding sequence atgctggctagtgaggctgatgattggtggatggagACTCGTCATAAGTTGGATGGTGCAGGCACGATTGTTACTTGGGCAGTGTTTAGCAGGGAATTCTCGAGGAAGTACTTTCTGAAAGATGTTCGCGGGAAGAAGGAGATAGAATTCCTTGAATTAAAGCAGGGGGATTTTTCAAGGATAGAGTACGCTgctaagtttgtggaactggcgaaGTATTATCCTCATTACAAAGAGGCGACtgctgaattttcaaaatgcatcaagtttgagaacgggTTGCATCCTGAAATCAAACGAGCAATTGGATATCAAAAGATCCGAAGATTTATGGAATTAGTGGATTGTTGTAGGATTTATGAAGAGGATAATAAGGCTCACTACAAAATAATGAATGAAAGAAGGCGCAAACAACATCAGAACTGTGGTAAGCCTTACAGTGCTCTAGCTGATAAAGGTAAATAA